One genomic segment of Trichococcus shcherbakoviae includes these proteins:
- a CDS encoding ATP-binding cassette domain-containing protein, with protein sequence MAFVELKNLNKFYPISGSEDFQALKDVNLSLDKGELVSIVGESGSGKSTLMNLLGGLDSQFSGEITIDGQNMSTFKEKDFVNYHKEKIGFVFQSFNLVSHLSVLDNVTLAMTLSNIDKKTRVARAREVLKQLGLDDQYKKKPSQLSGGQKQRVAIARALVNDPDIIIADEPTGALDSQTTDQVLDIIQDIAKTGKLVIMVTHSEKVAARSTRVVTIDDGKIIGDIRQGEIALHENLLEIQQKTKSKNLTFFAAIRLALLNMKEKLARNILIALGGSIGIMSIIVMLSLGEGVNDYLTETMNANVNPLVSEVRMPIVMETNNSENTDSSKMIMTPAGAEIPAGSAPSGPPAGVTQSDPFGEEDLEKLRNIPHVAEVNLAYSSLTIGSDNVIYEGEKYAFMNFGTTSGMTDSNILYGAFPEAGEILITEGVANQMAGTAEEAIGKEVTVDVTIDGESLEKNYVISGIYSAGQAIGAFESVYMSAESFETLTAENNLEVEPNVVYLVSDDPENTQAIKDEVAALGYRGSSADALASTFTQMLDIFTYILSGVAGISLFVSAIMILTVLYISVVERTQEIGVIKAIGGRKKDIRRIFVSESFLIGLFSGILGVGIAYLITVVGNIVVENLFDTAILNMTPAFAVFGIVTSVIISMVAGLMPAQKAARLDPVEALRHD encoded by the coding sequence ATGGCTTTTGTGGAACTAAAAAATCTGAATAAATTTTACCCGATCAGCGGCTCGGAAGATTTCCAGGCACTGAAGGACGTCAACCTTTCCTTGGACAAAGGCGAATTGGTCTCAATCGTCGGCGAATCCGGCAGCGGTAAATCAACCTTGATGAATCTGTTGGGCGGCCTGGACAGCCAGTTCTCAGGCGAAATAACCATTGACGGCCAAAACATGAGCACGTTCAAGGAAAAAGATTTCGTGAATTACCATAAAGAGAAAATTGGCTTCGTTTTCCAGAGTTTCAATCTTGTTTCCCACCTGAGCGTGCTGGATAACGTCACGTTGGCAATGACGCTTTCGAACATCGACAAAAAAACGCGGGTCGCAAGGGCGAGAGAAGTCCTGAAGCAACTCGGCCTCGACGACCAATACAAAAAGAAACCGAGCCAGTTATCCGGCGGGCAAAAGCAGCGTGTAGCCATCGCCCGCGCGTTGGTCAACGACCCGGACATCATCATTGCCGATGAACCTACCGGAGCCTTGGACTCACAGACGACGGACCAGGTTTTGGACATCATCCAGGACATCGCCAAAACCGGCAAACTTGTCATCATGGTCACCCACTCGGAGAAAGTAGCGGCCCGCTCCACGCGCGTCGTCACAATCGATGACGGAAAAATCATCGGCGATATCCGTCAAGGCGAGATCGCGTTACACGAAAATTTGCTTGAAATCCAGCAGAAAACCAAGAGTAAAAATCTCACTTTTTTTGCGGCAATCCGTTTGGCCCTTCTTAATATGAAGGAAAAGTTGGCCCGGAACATCCTGATCGCTCTCGGCGGCAGCATCGGCATAATGAGTATCATCGTGATGCTGTCCCTTGGTGAAGGCGTCAATGACTACCTGACCGAAACGATGAACGCCAACGTCAATCCGCTCGTAAGTGAAGTGCGGATGCCCATCGTGATGGAAACCAACAACAGCGAAAACACTGACTCCTCTAAGATGATCATGACGCCGGCCGGTGCTGAGATACCTGCCGGGTCCGCGCCATCAGGTCCTCCTGCCGGGGTAACGCAGTCTGACCCGTTCGGAGAAGAAGATCTGGAAAAACTACGGAATATTCCGCATGTGGCAGAAGTCAATCTGGCCTACTCTTCGCTTACGATCGGCAGCGATAACGTCATCTATGAAGGCGAAAAATATGCCTTCATGAACTTTGGGACAACCTCCGGCATGACCGATTCCAACATCCTCTACGGCGCTTTCCCTGAAGCAGGCGAAATCCTGATCACAGAAGGTGTCGCCAATCAGATGGCTGGCACTGCCGAAGAAGCCATCGGAAAAGAAGTGACCGTGGATGTTACTATAGACGGCGAATCTCTGGAAAAAAATTATGTCATCAGCGGCATCTATTCAGCCGGCCAAGCTATCGGTGCGTTTGAATCTGTCTATATGTCGGCGGAATCATTCGAAACCTTGACTGCGGAAAACAATCTGGAAGTAGAACCGAACGTTGTCTACTTGGTATCTGATGATCCGGAAAATACCCAAGCCATCAAAGATGAAGTGGCCGCCCTAGGTTACCGTGGTTCATCTGCGGATGCCCTGGCTTCCACGTTCACCCAAATGCTAGATATCTTCACTTACATCCTTTCCGGGGTTGCCGGTATCTCCTTGTTCGTGTCCGCCATCATGATTTTGACGGTACTCTACATCAGCGTAGTGGAACGGACACAAGAAATCGGTGTCATCAAAGCAATCGGTGGCCGCAAGAAAGATATCCGCCGCATCTTCGTTTCTGAGTCCTTCCTGATCGGTCTGTTCAGCGGCATTCTGGGTGTTGGTATCGCCTACCTCATCACCGTCGTCGGAAATATTGTTGTGGAGAACCTGTTTGATACTGCCATCCTGAATATGACACCGGCATTTGCGGTGTTCGGCATTGTCACCAGCGTGATCATCAGCATGGTAGCCGGCCTGATGCCAGCCCAAAAAGCAGCCCGCCTAGACCCAGTAGAAGCCCTAAGACACGATTAA
- a CDS encoding TetR/AcrR family transcriptional regulator — protein MEKFVEALKQKIRSKEGLSPKMQDILDACVVLFSTKGFSNTSTKDIAKAANVAEGTIYKHFGTKENLLYATIFPILRDIISTEALAQVQQFRNSAENAPFERFVEFIVRKDVMMPEEHFQSGKIFISEMMYDKQRYKEFITMIPKDLIEGIYAILDGYKEKNEIVDWPNPVIWQFIMSILFGNHLTHYVLFTDTKRDKEAEIAYLTQQIVKGLKPDKQLH, from the coding sequence ATGGAAAAGTTTGTGGAAGCTTTAAAACAAAAAATTCGCAGTAAAGAAGGCTTGTCGCCCAAGATGCAGGATATTCTGGATGCTTGCGTGGTGCTGTTCTCGACGAAAGGATTCTCCAACACCAGCACAAAGGACATCGCCAAAGCAGCCAACGTTGCCGAAGGGACCATCTACAAGCACTTCGGGACCAAGGAAAACTTGCTTTACGCTACGATTTTCCCGATTCTGCGCGACATCATCTCAACGGAAGCGCTCGCCCAAGTGCAGCAGTTCCGCAATTCTGCAGAGAATGCGCCGTTTGAGCGGTTCGTGGAATTCATCGTGCGCAAGGACGTCATGATGCCTGAAGAGCATTTCCAATCCGGTAAAATTTTCATCAGCGAAATGATGTACGACAAACAGCGGTACAAAGAATTCATCACCATGATCCCTAAGGACTTGATAGAAGGCATTTACGCAATCCTTGACGGCTATAAAGAAAAAAACGAAATCGTCGATTGGCCAAATCCCGTGATTTGGCAGTTCATCATGAGTATCCTATTCGGCAATCACCTGACCCATTACGTCCTTTTCACGGATACAAAGCGCGATAAAGAAGCCGAAATCGCCTATCTGACCCAGCAGATCGTCAAAGGACTGAAACCTGATAAGCAATTGCATTGA
- a CDS encoding lactate/malate family dehydrogenase, giving the protein MHKNKLVVVGVGHVGSYVLADAMKLRLFAEIATIDILKDVAHGEALDQAHATALTYMSNVDVHAGDYADCADADVIIIAAGPSVLKDDKNPNAIPDRASLTGKNAAVIREVMAEIIKYTKEAIIILITNPLDTVTYIAASEFDYPEGRIFGTGTMLDSARLRKVISQQYGVDPKSVTGYMMGEHGFTAFPVVSRLAINGIRYDEFGTYFPEVETLDPEAIGAAVVKSAYDVLNGKGWTNAGVAQSAITLAQAVLLDEKSVHPVCTILRGQYGHDGDVALSMPCLIGRNGVEKQFGVALDEWETAKLNASIDYIQLAMKDAKTGPFKD; this is encoded by the coding sequence ATGCACAAAAATAAACTGGTTGTGGTGGGTGTGGGCCACGTAGGGTCCTATGTGTTGGCTGACGCGATGAAATTGCGGTTATTTGCGGAAATTGCGACGATCGATATTTTGAAGGATGTTGCCCATGGGGAAGCCTTGGATCAGGCGCATGCGACCGCGTTGACCTATATGTCCAATGTCGATGTACACGCTGGGGATTACGCCGATTGCGCGGATGCGGACGTCATCATCATCGCTGCTGGACCGAGTGTTCTTAAGGATGATAAGAATCCGAATGCCATCCCGGATCGCGCATCATTGACCGGGAAAAATGCGGCGGTCATCCGTGAAGTCATGGCCGAAATCATAAAATATACAAAAGAGGCCATCATCATCCTGATAACGAATCCATTGGACACAGTGACCTATATCGCAGCCAGCGAATTCGATTATCCGGAAGGACGGATCTTCGGGACAGGCACGATGTTGGACTCTGCCCGTCTGCGGAAAGTGATTTCGCAACAGTACGGTGTCGATCCCAAGAGTGTGACCGGCTACATGATGGGCGAGCATGGCTTTACCGCCTTCCCGGTGGTGAGCCGGTTGGCCATAAACGGCATCCGCTATGATGAGTTCGGAACTTATTTCCCGGAAGTGGAGACATTGGATCCCGAAGCAATCGGGGCGGCGGTCGTGAAGTCGGCCTATGATGTCCTGAATGGGAAAGGCTGGACGAATGCCGGGGTTGCGCAATCTGCGATCACTCTAGCGCAGGCTGTCCTACTGGATGAAAAGAGCGTCCATCCCGTCTGCACAATTCTGCGCGGACAGTACGGACATGACGGTGATGTGGCTTTGAGCATGCCTTGCCTGATCGGTCGCAATGGCGTGGAAAAACAATTCGGGGTCGCTTTGGATGAGTGGGAAACTGCCAAACTCAACGCTTCCATCGATTACATCCAATTGGCGATGAAGGATGCGAAGACGGGTCCGTTCAAAGATTAA
- a CDS encoding DUF4153 domain-containing protein, giving the protein MKFKESLWKAYKGMGRSISRYPLTVLFLIAVAVLNSFMIENPREDYARYLFTFLVGAMLSIVGQMIYERFFTQLNARYLLMGGAVLLATGYYFAVGPQTLYNIAISVKTGVALFALMIAFIWIPSIKSVKAPFHRSFLSALKAFFTTILFSGVLAAGISAIFYATDYLLFNIDYKMLTHLLNIVGSLFAPIYFLSMTPMYPGKREEMIPDEAWAKRGETLERQFIVPRFLEVLISYIIIPLTAIYTLILVVYVVMNIRGEFWTDNLLEPLLVSYAIIVIIVYILACNLENKFADLFRKIFPKVLIPIVVFQTIASFLKIREMGVTHGRYYVILFGIFATIAGVIFSFMKPKHNGLIAIALLALSAISIIPPIDAFTVSKNNQIGFLEQKLIENDMLVNNAIVPKSDVSLSDKIVITKVASYIDNMGYNKEVAYLPSDFNVYSDFSDTYGFDMTYSETDYPQGEGEFVYLNWDADPVLGIANFDVMVHQYLYYSEVETSPVETTDFEVDGQPYQLEKRLDGTYYVLTVKDAAGEELIAYNTREVYDTIFEEAATSGFDKGNLTTEDATITTENDQIRMNILVNSLERTPDFTGGDLYLFIEFK; this is encoded by the coding sequence ATGAAATTCAAAGAATCATTATGGAAAGCCTACAAAGGAATGGGACGTTCCATCAGTCGTTATCCATTGACCGTACTTTTTTTGATTGCGGTCGCGGTTTTGAACAGCTTCATGATCGAAAACCCGCGCGAGGATTATGCCCGCTATCTGTTCACTTTTTTGGTGGGGGCCATGTTGAGCATCGTCGGCCAAATGATTTATGAACGTTTCTTTACACAACTGAATGCCCGCTATCTGCTGATGGGCGGAGCGGTGTTGCTTGCGACAGGCTACTACTTCGCGGTCGGGCCGCAGACGCTGTACAATATAGCAATCAGTGTAAAAACAGGTGTGGCACTGTTCGCTCTCATGATCGCGTTTATTTGGATACCTTCAATCAAAAGTGTTAAAGCACCTTTCCACCGGAGTTTTTTGTCAGCACTGAAAGCCTTCTTTACGACCATACTTTTTTCAGGAGTGTTGGCAGCAGGTATCAGCGCCATTTTTTACGCTACGGATTACCTTCTCTTCAATATCGATTATAAAATGCTCACACATCTTCTGAACATAGTCGGTTCCTTGTTCGCGCCGATCTATTTCTTGTCGATGACACCAATGTACCCGGGCAAACGTGAAGAAATGATACCGGATGAGGCGTGGGCGAAACGCGGGGAAACATTGGAACGTCAATTTATTGTGCCGCGCTTCTTGGAAGTTCTGATTTCCTACATCATCATCCCGTTGACGGCCATTTATACGTTGATCCTTGTGGTCTATGTCGTCATGAATATCCGAGGGGAATTCTGGACAGACAATCTTTTGGAACCACTGCTTGTTTCCTATGCGATCATCGTCATCATCGTCTATATCCTTGCTTGCAATCTCGAGAATAAATTTGCTGACCTGTTCCGCAAGATTTTCCCTAAGGTCCTGATTCCGATTGTCGTCTTCCAGACCATCGCTTCCTTCCTGAAAATCAGGGAGATGGGCGTCACGCACGGCCGCTATTATGTCATCCTGTTCGGCATCTTCGCGACGATAGCCGGAGTGATCTTCAGTTTCATGAAACCGAAGCATAATGGTTTGATCGCCATCGCTTTGCTTGCGCTGTCGGCTATTTCCATCATTCCGCCGATTGATGCCTTTACCGTCAGCAAGAACAACCAAATCGGCTTTTTGGAACAGAAACTGATTGAAAATGATATGTTGGTAAATAACGCCATCGTTCCGAAAAGTGACGTTTCCCTCAGCGATAAGATTGTCATCACAAAGGTCGCTTCCTACATCGACAACATGGGCTACAATAAAGAGGTAGCCTACCTGCCGAGTGATTTCAATGTCTACAGTGATTTCAGCGATACCTACGGATTCGACATGACCTATTCCGAAACGGATTATCCTCAAGGCGAAGGCGAATTCGTCTACCTGAATTGGGATGCCGATCCCGTACTTGGAATCGCAAACTTCGATGTCATGGTCCACCAGTATCTTTACTATTCCGAAGTCGAAACAAGCCCAGTTGAAACTACCGATTTTGAAGTGGATGGACAACCATACCAACTGGAAAAAAGGTTGGATGGCACGTATTATGTCTTGACCGTAAAGGATGCGGCAGGAGAAGAATTGATCGCCTACAATACCCGCGAAGTGTACGATACCATTTTCGAGGAGGCTGCGACTTCCGGCTTCGACAAAGGGAATCTGACGACTGAGGATGCGACGATAACCACCGAAAATGACCAGATCCGAATGAATATTTTGGTCAATTCCTTGGAGCGTACGCCGGATTTCACAGGTGGAGATCTGTATCTCTTCATTGAATTCAAATAA
- a CDS encoding MalY/PatB family protein — MAYGMEIEGNKKIYDFESVLSRKNKGSVKWQQMYQWMPDVADDVVPLTVADMEFRTAPEITKGLQEYLEDNILGYSVPTEGYYQAVIDWQRRRHNFEVEKEWILTSPGVVSAFYAAVRAYTQPGEGVIIMTPVYYPFFGAIENAGRKVVRNPLLNRADDYTIDFKGLEHLCRKKENKLIIFCSPHNPVGRVWTEEELARLADIVLRYDMIIVADEIHHDLIMPGYEHKVFQTLSYAVAERTITCTSPSKTFNLAGLCTSNIIIQNETLRKKLSDALGSVACGMVGTLGLEGCRIAYDEAEQWLDHLIPVIDRNQHLVRDFFTANFPKITAPLVEGTYLQWVNFKALGFSAEELEKFMREEVQFFTDEGYIFGEEGEGYERINLAAPTKVIEDTLDRLGQALYLMQQ; from the coding sequence ATGGCGTATGGGATGGAGATTGAAGGAAACAAAAAAATATATGATTTCGAGTCGGTCCTCAGCAGAAAAAACAAAGGCTCCGTGAAATGGCAACAGATGTATCAATGGATGCCGGATGTAGCGGATGATGTGGTGCCGCTTACGGTGGCGGACATGGAATTCAGGACTGCGCCCGAGATCACCAAAGGCTTACAGGAATATTTGGAGGACAACATACTGGGCTATAGTGTCCCTACCGAAGGCTACTATCAAGCGGTCATCGATTGGCAACGACGCCGGCACAATTTTGAGGTGGAGAAGGAATGGATTTTGACCAGTCCCGGTGTCGTTTCAGCATTTTATGCGGCAGTCAGGGCGTATACCCAGCCGGGTGAAGGTGTCATCATCATGACGCCGGTTTATTATCCTTTCTTTGGAGCCATCGAAAATGCGGGACGGAAAGTCGTCAGGAATCCTCTCTTGAATCGCGCGGACGATTACACGATCGACTTTAAAGGGCTTGAGCATCTTTGCCGTAAGAAAGAGAACAAGCTCATTATTTTCTGCAGTCCCCATAATCCAGTCGGAAGGGTGTGGACGGAAGAGGAGTTGGCGCGCTTGGCGGATATCGTGTTGCGCTATGACATGATTATCGTCGCGGATGAAATCCATCATGACCTGATCATGCCCGGCTACGAACATAAGGTTTTCCAGACACTTTCCTACGCAGTGGCTGAAAGAACGATCACCTGCACTTCGCCATCCAAAACATTCAATTTGGCTGGGCTGTGCACTTCCAACATCATCATTCAAAATGAGACTTTGCGGAAGAAACTGTCCGATGCGCTCGGAAGTGTCGCTTGCGGTATGGTCGGGACGCTGGGGTTGGAAGGATGCCGAATTGCCTACGATGAAGCGGAACAGTGGCTTGATCATCTGATTCCGGTCATCGACAGGAACCAGCATCTGGTGCGTGATTTCTTCACTGCGAATTTCCCTAAGATAACCGCACCCTTGGTTGAGGGGACTTATCTACAATGGGTGAACTTCAAAGCATTAGGATTTTCGGCGGAAGAACTGGAAAAGTTCATGCGCGAGGAAGTGCAGTTCTTCACTGATGAAGGCTATATCTTCGGTGAAGAGGGCGAAGGCTACGAACGCATCAACTTGGCGGCGCCGACCAAAGTGATCGAAGACACGCTCGATCGTCTCGGGCAAGCATTGTACCTAATGCAACAGTAA
- a CDS encoding DMT family transporter, which produces MSKGKGKVMLSMLIFGTISIFVKNIDLASNQVAFFRGALGSLFLWGTLLVRKERIPLALVRKNAKFLLLSGFAVGMNWILLFEAFRYTTVSNATLSYYFQPIFMTLLAPFVFKESLTAKKIACVLLAMLGMFLIIGVSPNAGAYNHPVGIGFGLAAAFFYAVAIMSNKKIAGLGGIPLTALTLVIATGILTPYVALTSGFGLGQLTGSSITSLLVLGIIHTGIAYVLMFAGAQAVESQTFAVLSYVDPVTAIVVSAVFLKEDLSPVQLAGGVLILAAAFLNEFLGNKEKQVVISKE; this is translated from the coding sequence GTGTCGAAAGGAAAAGGTAAAGTGATGCTATCGATGCTGATATTCGGGACGATCAGCATCTTCGTTAAGAATATTGACTTGGCTTCCAATCAGGTTGCCTTCTTCAGGGGCGCTTTGGGGAGTCTGTTCCTCTGGGGGACATTGTTGGTGCGCAAGGAAAGGATCCCTTTGGCGTTGGTCAGGAAAAATGCAAAGTTCCTGTTGCTTTCGGGTTTTGCTGTCGGCATGAACTGGATCTTGCTGTTTGAAGCTTTCCGTTACACGACGGTATCGAATGCAACCTTGAGCTATTATTTCCAACCGATCTTCATGACGCTGTTGGCACCGTTCGTCTTCAAGGAATCCTTGACCGCTAAGAAGATCGCTTGCGTCCTGTTGGCGATGCTCGGGATGTTCCTGATTATCGGAGTGAGCCCCAATGCGGGGGCATATAATCATCCGGTCGGGATCGGATTCGGTTTGGCTGCTGCATTTTTCTATGCGGTGGCCATCATGTCCAACAAAAAAATCGCGGGTCTTGGAGGGATCCCTTTGACTGCTTTGACGCTCGTCATCGCAACCGGAATCCTGACCCCTTATGTTGCACTGACTTCCGGGTTCGGATTGGGACAATTGACTGGAAGCTCAATCACCAGTCTGCTGGTTTTGGGGATCATCCACACGGGGATTGCCTATGTGCTGATGTTTGCAGGCGCCCAAGCTGTCGAGAGCCAGACATTCGCTGTGCTCAGCTATGTCGATCCGGTGACGGCGATTGTGGTTTCGGCTGTATTCCTGAAAGAAGACTTGTCACCCGTGCAATTGGCGGGAGGCGTGCTGATACTGGCTGCGGCCTTCCTGAACGAATTTCTGGGCAACAAAGAGAAACAAGTAGTGATCAGCAAAGAGTAG